One genomic window of Clostridium taeniosporum includes the following:
- the aroF gene encoding 3-deoxy-7-phosphoheptulonate synthase — protein sequence MIVILKKNIKQEDVEKLTAQIQTKGVIVNPVIGTEISVLGLVGDTSKIDPSNIEASEIVERVMKVQEPFKKANRMFHPEDTIVDVNGIKIGGKKIAMIAGPCSVESEEQIIGIANEVKECGANFLRGGAFKPRTSPYAFQGLKYEGLELLKKAREKTGLPIVTEIMSPYDIEVFNDNVDVIQVGARNMQNFDLLKELGKIDKPILLKRGLSATIEEWLMSAEYIMSGGNENIILCERGIRTFETYTRNTLDLSAIPAVKKLSHLPVVVDPSHATGKYWMVEPLAKAAIAIGADGLIIEVHNDPANALCDGPQSIKPSKYKKIFEELKVIANAVGREI from the coding sequence ATGATAGTAATATTAAAGAAAAATATAAAGCAAGAGGATGTAGAAAAACTAACAGCACAAATTCAAACTAAAGGAGTTATAGTAAATCCTGTTATAGGAACTGAAATTAGTGTTTTAGGATTAGTTGGAGATACGAGTAAAATAGATCCTTCTAATATTGAAGCAAGCGAAATAGTTGAGAGAGTAATGAAAGTTCAAGAACCTTTCAAAAAAGCCAATAGAATGTTTCACCCAGAGGATACAATAGTTGATGTAAATGGAATAAAAATTGGCGGAAAGAAAATAGCAATGATTGCAGGACCATGTTCAGTTGAAAGTGAAGAACAAATAATAGGAATTGCTAATGAAGTAAAGGAATGTGGGGCTAACTTCTTAAGAGGTGGAGCATTTAAACCAAGAACTTCACCATATGCGTTTCAAGGATTAAAATATGAAGGATTAGAATTATTAAAGAAAGCAAGAGAAAAAACAGGTTTACCAATAGTAACTGAAATTATGTCACCATATGATATAGAAGTTTTTAATGATAATGTTGATGTAATACAAGTTGGAGCAAGAAATATGCAAAATTTCGATTTACTCAAAGAATTAGGTAAAATAGATAAACCAATATTATTAAAGAGAGGTTTATCAGCAACTATAGAAGAATGGTTAATGTCAGCAGAATACATTATGTCTGGTGGAAATGAAAATATTATTCTTTGTGAAAGAGGAATAAGAACATTCGAGACTTACACTAGAAATACTTTAGACTTAAGTGCTATACCAGCAGTTAAAAAGCTAAGTCATTTACCAGTTGTTGTTGATCCAAGTCATGCTACAGGTAAGTATTGGATGGTTGAACCTTTAGCTAAAGCTGCAATAGCAATTGGTGCAGATGGGCTTATAATAGAAGTACACAATGATCCAGCAAATGCTTTGTGTGATGGTCCACAATCAATAAAACCAAGTAAGTATAAAAAGATTTTTGAAGAACTAAAAGTTATTGCAAATGCAGTAGGTAGGGAAATATAG